A genomic window from Enoplosus armatus isolate fEnoArm2 chromosome 18, fEnoArm2.hap1, whole genome shotgun sequence includes:
- the LOC139301678 gene encoding ankyrin repeat domain-containing protein SOWAHB-like has translation MATDFTQDTVLHYLQGSGGSAKNSDLLLHFRNFLQDHVDRARNRELFKKFVNSVATVKQVDGVSHVVLRKKFKGHVPGGGDGRSSGPPPLPAGRNNERSPQNATLSAAGGAEKPRQKPQLREVTTPALPGVTAGKAVLPAAGIMNNNNNNNNNNNSAETNLNLKQRQVTSTPEVSGRPAAQAGSQISEETELELPSQSEPPARDQRTKVGQQWVGSGPPPGNTPVVAAVRQHGETGRQVSVLETLREREACLPLEGGLHQGPPLHHVSRPPQVAQRRVRHRQSYKSAVSYDEDEEDDEEEVPLRRGSAGGAWPLSVPLGDMGRAISSSSPCIIDPPAPPYVIDSSSSSSSSSEKKLPKIYIQDVEGGTLTPGGPGWNLESGVGLGRQRAGPGQESGSSPGESTSTRRSLPLESELYMPSPDRATGAVPRRDVHADPRYSQSAGVQLEPRQSQREWLSSSHSSIFSPSSDTGLSSRDRPPSGSSRGSGWNSTYEDLQARTDKTRGGSKIQEVLQRSQRTESVTHRADSQTTAPWHHSTGHLRDDEEPTAHLSPFRHSADHLRDDQGSTAPVSPWHLSTGDLYDDHEGTESSEGSCSSPRQRPAVARRLSRQLRSRMCRSLGADLDQLLREEARGSGGSEAARLNRLHMISSSLSLRYDLSSSSLSSCSTPPRCHSLADLVEGEEERGGRRSLPAAAASATSSPSTAHHEGPSRQSLVPLEPREHAWLVKGAAGAWPDIYSLFREDSSLLNRQDFISGFTVLHWIAKHGDHRVLNTLWYGVQKAGLTFDVNARSTCGHTPLHIAAIHGNKNIMQLLVNKFSADVRLRDTAGKKPWQYLSSAAPPDIFHLLGAQPRAAGGGQGGVVRADPGWKQQQQQQQQQPPRRRRRRHHLSFASSGDRPLTISGTARVKRSSSIAAFLKHKSMQRFHGHQSDSSI, from the exons ATGGCCACAGATTTCACCCAGGACACGGTGTTACATTACCTCCAGGGCAGCGGGGGCTCGGCGAAAAACTCGGACCTGCTTCTGCACTTCAGAAACTTCCTCCAGGACCATGTGGACCGGGCCCGGAACCGGGAGCTCTTCAAGAAGTTTGTCAACTCGGTGGCCACCGTCAAACAGGTCGACGGCGTCTCGCACGTCGTCCTCAGGAAGAAATTCAAGGGACATGTCCCCGGCGGCGGCGACGGGCGCTCCTCCGGGCCGCCGCCACTCCCCGCCGGGAGGAACAACGAGCGCTCCCCGCAGAACGCCACCCTGAGCGCGGCTGGTGGCGCGGAGAAGCCTCGGCAGAAACCGCAGCTCAGGGAGGTGACAACACCCGCCCTGCCGGGAGTAACCGCCGGGAAAGCAGTCCTACCTGCGGCTGGGatcatgaacaacaacaacaacaacaacaacaacaacaacagcgcGGAGACGAACCTTAACTTGAAACAGCGACAGGTTACGAGCACACCTGAGGTTTCTGGTAGACCAGCAGCTCAGGCGGGGAGTCAGATCTCAGAGGAAACAGAGCTGGAGCTCCCCAGTCAGTCCGAGCCTCCTGCCCGAGACCAGCGCACTAAAGTGGGACAGCAGTGGGTGGGTTCTGGCCCGCCCCCTGGGAACACACCTGTGGTCGCTGCGGTCAGACAGCATGGAGAAACCGGCCGGCAGGTCTCAGTCCTGGAGACcctcagagagagggaggcctGTCTGCCCCTTGAGGGAGGCCTCCACCAGGggcctcctcttcatcatgtCAGTCGTCCTCCTCAGGTCGCCCAACGCCGCGTCAGACACAGGCAGAGCTACAAGTCTGCTGTCTCttatgatgaagatgaggaagatgatgaggaagaggtcCCATTGAGGCGAGGTTCGGCGGGAGGAGCGTGGCCCCTGAGTGTTCCTCTTGGAGACATGGGGAGggccatctcctcctcctcgccatGCATCATAGACCCGCCTGCGCCTCCCTATGTCAtcgactcctcctcctcctcctcctcttcatcagaaAAGAAGCTTCCGAAGATTTACATCCAGGATGTGGAAGGGGGAACGCTGACCCCTGGTGGCCCAGGCTGGAACTTGGAGTCAGGGGTCGGGCTTGGGAGACAGCGGGCCGGGCCCGGGCAGGAGTCTGGGTCCTCTCCGGGGGAGTCCACGTCCACCAGACGCAGCCTGCCTTTGGAATCAGAGCTCTACATGCCGTCCCCAGACCGAGCTACAGGGGCGGTGCCTCGTCGCGACGTCCACGCAGACCCCCGATACTCGCAGTCCGCAGGTGTCCAGCTGGAGCCCAGGCAGAGCCAAAGGGAGTGGCTGTCTTCTAGCCACAGCAGCATCTTCTCCCCCTCGTCGGACACAGGCCTCTCCAGCAGAGACCGGCCGCCGTCGGGCTCCTCCAGAGGATCAGGGTGGAACAGCACCTACGAAGATCTACAGGCCAGAACAG ATAAGACCCGGGGCGGGTCCAAAATCCAGGAAGTGCTCCAGCGATCCCAGAGGACAGAGTCTGTGACACACCGTGCCGACAGTCAAACCACGGCGCCTTGGCATCACTCCACGGGCCATCTCCGTGACGACGAGGAGCCCACAGCTCATTTGTCACCGTTCCGTCACTCCGCTGACCATCTCCGTGACGACCAGGGCTCTACAGCCCCTGTGTCGCCGTGGCACCTCTCCACAG GTGATCTCTACGACGACCACGAGGGGACGGAGTCCAGCGAGGGCTCCTGCTCCTCCCCGCGACAGCGCCCGGCGGTCGCCAGGCGGCTCAGCAGGCAGCTGAGGAGCAGGATGTGCCGCAGCCTGGGAGCCGACCTCGACCAGCTCCTCCGAGAGGAGGCGAGAGGAAGTGGGGGAAGTGAGGCGGCGCGGCTGAACCGCCTCCACATGATCTCCTCCTCGCTCAGCCTCCGCTACGACCTGTCGTCCTCCTCACTGTCATCCTGCTCCACGCCGCCTCGCTGCCACAGCCTTGCCGACCTGGtcgagggggaggaggagagaggagggaggaggagccttcccgccgccgccgcctccgccacctcctccccctccactgCTCATCATGAAGGCCCCAGTAGGCAG TCGCTGGTTCCTCTGGAGCCCAGGGAGCACGCCTGGTTGGTGAAGGGGGCGGCGGGCGCCTGGCCTGACATCTACTCCCTGTTCAGAGAGGACTCGTCCCTGCTCAACAGACAGGACTTCATCTCCGGCTTCACTGTGCTGCACTGGATTGCCAAACACGGTGACCACAGAGTCCTCAACACCTTATG GTATGGAGTTCAAAAGGCTGGTTTGACCTTCGACGTAAACGCCAGGTCAACATGCGGCCACACGCCTCTCCACATCGCCGCCATCCACGGCAACAAGAACATAATGCAGTTGCTGGTCAACAAGTTCAGCGCCGACGTGAGGCTGAGGGACACGGCGGGAAAGAAGCCCTGGCAGTACCTGAGCAGCGCCGCGCCGCCGGACATCTTCCACCTGCTGGGAGCTCAGCCGCGGGCTGCTgggggaggacagggaggagtCGTGAGAGCAGACCCCggctggaaacagcagcagcagcaacagcagcagcagccgccgcgCCGCCGTCGGCGACGTCATCACCTCTCCTTCGCTTCCTCGGGAGACAGGCCGCTGACCATTTCAGGCACGGCGAGGGTCAAAAGGTCGTCGTCGATCGCCGCGTTCCTCAAACACAAGTCGATGCAGCGGTTTCACGGACATCAGTCTGACTCCTCCATTTAA